Proteins encoded together in one Pseudoxanthobacter soli DSM 19599 window:
- the mgrA gene encoding L-glyceraldehyde 3-phosphate reductase: MSYVPSESRYERMVYRRCGRSGLKLPAISLGLWHNFGHDKPHGVKREICRTAFDLGITHFDLANNYGPPPGSAEEAFGEILRTDFACYRDELIVSSKAGYDMWPGPYGSWGSRKYLIASCEQSLKRMGLDYVDIFYSHRMDPETPLEETMGALDTLVKQGKALYVGISSYSSQRTREAAAILKELGTPCLIHQPSYNMLNRWVERDGLKDTLGELGIGSIAFTPLAQGMLTSRYLNGIPEGSRATQDKSLEPGMISDTALSHLKKLDEIAGRRGQTLAQMAIAWVLRNGGITSALIGASRPEQVVDCAGAVANLAFTEEELREIDLYATDEDIDLWAHSSNA; the protein is encoded by the coding sequence ATGTCCTATGTGCCGTCCGAAAGCCGCTACGAGCGGATGGTCTATCGCCGCTGCGGCCGGTCCGGGCTGAAGCTGCCGGCAATCTCGCTTGGCCTCTGGCACAATTTCGGCCACGACAAGCCCCACGGCGTGAAACGCGAGATCTGCCGCACGGCGTTCGACCTCGGCATCACGCACTTCGACCTCGCCAACAATTACGGCCCGCCTCCCGGGAGCGCCGAGGAGGCGTTCGGCGAAATCCTGCGGACGGACTTCGCCTGCTACCGCGACGAACTGATCGTCTCTTCCAAGGCGGGCTATGACATGTGGCCCGGCCCCTATGGAAGCTGGGGCAGCCGCAAGTATCTGATCGCCTCGTGCGAACAGTCGCTGAAGCGGATGGGGCTCGACTATGTCGACATCTTCTATTCCCACCGGATGGATCCCGAGACGCCGCTCGAGGAGACGATGGGCGCTCTCGACACACTCGTGAAACAGGGAAAGGCGCTCTATGTCGGCATCTCGTCCTACAGTTCGCAGCGCACGCGTGAGGCGGCGGCGATTCTGAAGGAACTCGGCACGCCCTGCCTGATCCACCAGCCGAGCTACAACATGCTCAACCGGTGGGTGGAACGCGATGGGTTGAAGGATACGCTCGGCGAACTCGGCATCGGTTCCATCGCCTTCACGCCGCTTGCGCAGGGGATGCTCACCAGCCGCTACCTGAACGGCATTCCCGAAGGTTCGCGCGCCACGCAGGACAAGTCGCTCGAGCCCGGCATGATCTCCGACACGGCGCTGTCACATCTGAAGAAACTCGACGAGATCGCCGGACGGCGCGGACAGACGCTGGCCCAGATGGCGATCGCTTGGGTCCTGCGCAACGGCGGCATCACCTCGGCGCTGATCGGTGCGTCGCGTCCGGAACAGGTGGTCGACTGCGCCGGCGCCGTCGCCAATCTCGCGTTCACGGAAGAGGAACTGCGCGAGATCGACCTCTACGCCACCGACGAAGATATCGATCTCTGGGCGCATTCCTCGAACGCGTGA
- a CDS encoding alpha/beta fold hydrolase: MGTITTRDGTEIYYKDWGSSEAQPLVFHHGWPLSADDWDNQMLYFLHRGYRVIAHDRRGHGRSTQTAFGNEMDTYAADVAELATALDLKNAVHIGHSTGGGEVAHYVARAEAGRVAKAVLIGAVPPIMVKSDKNPGGLPIEVFDSFREALVANRAQFFLDVPAGPFYGFNREGAKPSQGVIENWWRQGMMGGAKAHYDCIKAFSETDFTEDLKSIDVPVLVMHGTDDQIVPYADSAPLSVKLLKHGTLKSYEGLPHGMCTTHPEIINPDLLAFIQG, translated from the coding sequence ATGGGCACGATCACCACCCGGGACGGCACCGAGATCTATTACAAGGACTGGGGTTCCAGCGAGGCGCAGCCGCTCGTGTTTCATCACGGCTGGCCGCTCAGCGCCGACGACTGGGACAACCAGATGCTCTATTTTCTGCATCGGGGCTACCGCGTCATCGCCCACGACCGTCGCGGTCACGGCCGCTCGACCCAGACCGCGTTCGGCAACGAGATGGACACCTATGCCGCCGACGTCGCTGAACTCGCCACGGCCCTCGACCTGAAGAATGCGGTCCATATCGGCCACTCGACCGGTGGCGGCGAGGTGGCGCATTACGTGGCGCGCGCCGAGGCCGGCCGCGTCGCCAAGGCGGTGCTGATCGGGGCGGTGCCGCCGATCATGGTGAAGTCCGACAAGAATCCCGGCGGACTGCCGATCGAGGTGTTCGACAGCTTCCGCGAGGCGCTCGTCGCCAACCGGGCGCAGTTCTTCCTCGATGTGCCCGCCGGCCCGTTCTACGGTTTCAACCGCGAGGGCGCCAAGCCGTCCCAAGGCGTGATCGAGAACTGGTGGCGGCAGGGCATGATGGGCGGCGCCAAGGCGCATTATGACTGCATCAAGGCGTTTTCCGAGACAGACTTCACCGAAGACTTGAAGTCCATCGACGTTCCGGTGCTGGTGATGCACGGCACCGACGACCAGATCGTGCCCTATGCCGACTCGGCGCCGCTCTCGGTCAAGCTCCTGAAGCACGGCACCCTGAAGAGCTACGAGGGCCTGCCCCACGGGATGTGCACCACGCACCCCGAGATCATCAACCCCGATCTGCTGGCCTTCATCCAGGGCTGA